The following proteins come from a genomic window of Coregonus clupeaformis isolate EN_2021a chromosome 2, ASM2061545v1, whole genome shotgun sequence:
- the LOC121580326 gene encoding macrophage migration inhibitory factor-like, translating to MPIFVVHTNVCRDNVPVELLSEATAKLAEAMELPVKYFAINIVADQLMTFGGTTAPCAHCSLNSIGSFSEEKNLQYSKLLCGLLKKHLGISPDRMYVDFFDMEPQNVAWDNKTFKVLIDAKNAKTLNEK from the exons ATGCCGATTTTTGTGGTGCACACAAACGTATGCAGGGATAACGTCCCTGTAGAACTTCTATCTGAAGCTACAGCGAAATTGGCCGAAGCTATGGAATTACCGGTTAAG TACTTTGCAATAAATATAGTGGCGGACCAGTTGATGACTTTTGGGGGAACGACTGCCCCGTGTGCTCACTGCTCCCTCAACAGTATTGGATCTTTCAGTGAGGAAAAGAACCTGCAGTATTCCAAACTATTGTGTGGACTGCTCAAAAAACACCTGGGTATCTCCCCTGACAG GATGTATGTGGACTTCTTTGACATGGAGCCACAAAATGTGGCCTGGGACAAcaaaactttcaaagttttaaTCGACGCCAAGAATGCTAAAACATTAAATGAGAAGTGA
- the LOC121579865 gene encoding zinc finger and SCAN domain-containing protein 2 has protein sequence MSEFILTFQYQLNGVMETILKTAVHEITRLVKDNFLEEVTGSKQEVDVLKERLQRWRDREEERKRREVEEKEQRKKREEREQRGMCRRCGCAGDTEEREEALLVEERCVIEQEIFQPGGPNTLPEREGPQETATPSSSCVSERMEEMEAHVVSIKEEHDDWGDLVTQMITSTDSPIMSQSRLQRLSSHHGASELLPPAPRARKEHHLLPRSVIPTQGTEHAVGAFETSPYGMSINTTAKLRVKPYSCPHCGKSFPQLRNLKDHQKYHHTGKKAFTCSQCSKGFVYMSHLRVHMQRHTGERPFSCSQCGKSFSLQSGLKRHRVIHTAEMPYHCTDCGNRFNSRADMKRHEQIHAAR, from the exons ATGTCAGAGTTCATCCTAACCTTCCAATACCAGCTCAATGGAGTCATGGAAACTATCCTCAAAACCGCCGTGCATGAGATCACTCGGCTGGTGAAGGACAACTTCCTGGAGGAAGTGACAGGGAGCAAGCAGGAAGTGGACGTCTTGAAGGAGAGGCTGCAGAggtggagggacagagaggaggagaggaagaggagggaagttgaagagaaagagcagagaaagaagagggaagagagagagcagagggggatGTGTAGGAGATGTGGTTGTGCTGGAGAcactgaggagagagaagaggctcTGTTAG TAGAGGAACGTTGTGTTATCGAACAGGAGATCTTCCAGCCAGGTGGACCCAACACTCTCCCAGAGAGAGAGGGTCCACAGGAAACGGCCACACCCAGCTCTTCCTGTGTCTCTGAAAGGATGGAAGAGATGGAGGCCCATGTCGTCAGCATCAAAGAGGAGCATGATGACTGGGGGGATCTGGTTACCCAGATGATCACATCCACAGATTCCCCCATAATGAGCCAGAGTCGTCTGCAGAGATTGAGCTCACATCATGGGGCCAGTGAGCTTCTTCCTCCAGCACCACGGGCCAGGAAAGAGCATCACCTACTCCCAAGGTCAGTGATACCCACTCAGGGGACAGAGCATGCTGTGGGGGCCTTCGAGACCAGCCCCTACGGCATGAGCATCAACACAACGGCAAAGCTGAGGGTCAAACCCTACAGCTGCCCacactgtgggaagagcttcccTCAGCTCCGAAACCTGAAAGACCACCAGAAGTACCACCACACAGGGAAGAAGGCCTTCACCTGCTCCCAGTGCAGTAAGGGCTTTGTGTACATGTCCCACCTCAGGGTACACATGCAGCGCCACACAGGGGAGAGGCCGTTCAGctgctctcagtgtgggaagagcttcagccTTCAGAGCGGCTTGAAGAGACACAGGGTCATTCACACTGCAGAGATGCCTTACCACTGCACGGACTGTGGGAACAGATTCAATTCTAGAGCGGACATGAAAAGACATGAACAGATTCATGCAGCAAGGTAG
- the LOC121579863 gene encoding zinc finger and SCAN domain-containing protein 2-like isoform X2: MSEAILTFQYQLNGVMETVLKTAVHEITRLVKDSFLEEVTGGKQEVDVLKERLQQFEQRWRDGEEERKRREVEEKEQRGMCRRCGCAGDTEEREEALSAEEGWVIKQEMFQPSGPSALPEREGPQELANPSSSCVSERIEESEAHVVHIKEEPEDSGDLVTQMITSTDSPIMSLSRLQRLSSNAGAWASEPPPLLPAPWASEPLPPALWAREPLPIPPAPWTRKEQHLLSRSVIPTQGTERAAGALETSPYGLNINTTAQLRVKPYSCPHCGKSFPQLRNLKDHQKYHHTGKKAFTCSQCFKGFVYMCHLRVHMQCHMVERPFSCSQCGKSFSLQSSLKRHRIIHTAESPYHCTDCGNRFNSRADLKTHEQIHTAR, encoded by the exons ATGTCAGAAGCCATCCTCACCTTCCAGTACCAACTCAATGGAGTCATGGAAACGGTCCTGAAAACCGCGGTGCATGAGATCACTCGGCTGGTGAAGGACAGCTTCCTGGAGGAAGTGACGGGGGGCAAGCAGGAAGTTGACGTCTTGAAGGAGAGGCTGCAGCAGTTTGAGCAGAGATGGAGGgacggagaggaagagaggaagaggagggaagtTGAAGAGAAAGAGCAGAGGGGGATGTGTAGGAGATGTGGTTGTGCTGGAGAcactgaggagagagaagaggctcTGTCAG CAGAGGAAGGATGGGTTATCAAACAGGAGATGTTCCAGCCAAGTGGACCCAGCGCTCTCCCAGAGAGAGAGGGTCCACAGGAATTGGCCAATCCCAGCTCTTCCTGTGTCTCTGAAAGGATAGAAGAGAGCGAGGCCCATGTGGTCCATATCAAAGAGGAGCCAGAAGACTCAGGGGACTTGGTTACCCAGATGATCACATCCACAGATTCCCCCATAATGAGCCTGAGTCGTCTGCAGAGATTGAGCTCAAACGCTGGGGCATGGGCCAGTGAGCCTCCACCTCTACTCCCAGCACCATGGGCTAGTGAGCCTCTTCCTCCAGCACTATGGGCCAGGGAGCCGCTACCTATACCTCCAGCACCATGGACCAGGAAGGAGCAGCACCTACTCTCAAGGTCAGTGATACCCACCCAGGGGACAGAGCGTGCTGCGGGGGCCCTCGAGACCAGCCCCTACGGCCTGAACATCAACACAACGGCACAGCTGAGGGTCAAACCTTACAGCTGCCCacactgtgggaagagcttcccTCAGCTCCGAAACCTAAAAGACCACCAGAAGTACCACCACACAGGGAAGAAGGCCTTCACCTGCTCCCAGTGTTTTAAGGGCTTTGTGTACATGTGCCACCTCAGGGTACACATGCAGTGCCACATGGTGGAAAGGCCGTTCAGctgctctcagtgtgggaagagcttcagccTTCAGAGCAGCTTGAAGAGACACAGGATCATTCACACTGCAGAGAGCCCTTACCACTGCACGGACTGTGGGAACAGATTCAATTCTAGAGCAGACCTGAAAACACATGAACAGATTCATACAGCAAGGTAG
- the LOC121579863 gene encoding zinc finger protein 135-like isoform X1 — translation MSEAILTFQYQLNGVMETVLKTAVHEITRLVKDSFLEEVTGGKQEVDVLKERLQQFEQRWRDGEEERKRREVEEKEQRGMCRRCGCAGDTEEREEALSAAEEGWVIKQEMFQPSGPSALPEREGPQELANPSSSCVSERIEESEAHVVHIKEEPEDSGDLVTQMITSTDSPIMSLSRLQRLSSNAGAWASEPPPLLPAPWASEPLPPALWAREPLPIPPAPWTRKEQHLLSRSVIPTQGTERAAGALETSPYGLNINTTAQLRVKPYSCPHCGKSFPQLRNLKDHQKYHHTGKKAFTCSQCFKGFVYMCHLRVHMQCHMVERPFSCSQCGKSFSLQSSLKRHRIIHTAESPYHCTDCGNRFNSRADLKTHEQIHTAR, via the exons ATGTCAGAAGCCATCCTCACCTTCCAGTACCAACTCAATGGAGTCATGGAAACGGTCCTGAAAACCGCGGTGCATGAGATCACTCGGCTGGTGAAGGACAGCTTCCTGGAGGAAGTGACGGGGGGCAAGCAGGAAGTTGACGTCTTGAAGGAGAGGCTGCAGCAGTTTGAGCAGAGATGGAGGgacggagaggaagagaggaagaggagggaagtTGAAGAGAAAGAGCAGAGGGGGATGTGTAGGAGATGTGGTTGTGCTGGAGAcactgaggagagagaagaggctcTGTCAG CAGCAGAGGAAGGATGGGTTATCAAACAGGAGATGTTCCAGCCAAGTGGACCCAGCGCTCTCCCAGAGAGAGAGGGTCCACAGGAATTGGCCAATCCCAGCTCTTCCTGTGTCTCTGAAAGGATAGAAGAGAGCGAGGCCCATGTGGTCCATATCAAAGAGGAGCCAGAAGACTCAGGGGACTTGGTTACCCAGATGATCACATCCACAGATTCCCCCATAATGAGCCTGAGTCGTCTGCAGAGATTGAGCTCAAACGCTGGGGCATGGGCCAGTGAGCCTCCACCTCTACTCCCAGCACCATGGGCTAGTGAGCCTCTTCCTCCAGCACTATGGGCCAGGGAGCCGCTACCTATACCTCCAGCACCATGGACCAGGAAGGAGCAGCACCTACTCTCAAGGTCAGTGATACCCACCCAGGGGACAGAGCGTGCTGCGGGGGCCCTCGAGACCAGCCCCTACGGCCTGAACATCAACACAACGGCACAGCTGAGGGTCAAACCTTACAGCTGCCCacactgtgggaagagcttcccTCAGCTCCGAAACCTAAAAGACCACCAGAAGTACCACCACACAGGGAAGAAGGCCTTCACCTGCTCCCAGTGTTTTAAGGGCTTTGTGTACATGTGCCACCTCAGGGTACACATGCAGTGCCACATGGTGGAAAGGCCGTTCAGctgctctcagtgtgggaagagcttcagccTTCAGAGCAGCTTGAAGAGACACAGGATCATTCACACTGCAGAGAGCCCTTACCACTGCACGGACTGTGGGAACAGATTCAATTCTAGAGCAGACCTGAAAACACATGAACAGATTCATACAGCAAGGTAG
- the LOC121579862 gene encoding zinc finger protein 629-like has translation MSEAILTFQYQLNGVMETVLKTAVHEITRLVKDSFLEEVTRSKQEVNVLKERLQQCEQRWRDGEEERKRREVEEKEQRKKREEREQRGMCRRCGCAGDTEEREEALSGAEEGCVIKQEIFQPGGPSDLPEREGPQETATPSSSCVSERMEERKAHVVHIKEEPDDGRDLVTQMITSTDSPIMSRSHLQRLSSHPVGWTSEPLAPAPQPWTMEPLPPAPLAREPPALPPAPWYRKEQHLLPSSVIRTQGTEYTVGALETSPYSLSINTTAQLRVKPYSCPHCGKSFPQLRNLKHHQKYHHTGKKAFTCSQCDKGFVYMSHFRVHMQRHTGDRPFSCSQCGKSFSLQSGLKKHRVIHTAEMPYHCTGCGNRFNSRADLKRHEQIHAAR, from the exons ATGTCAGAAGCCATCCTCACCTTCCAGTACCAGCTCAATGGAGTCATGGAAACGGTCCTCAAAACCGCCGTGCATGAGATCACTCGGCTGGTGAAGGACAGCTTCCTGGAGGAAGTGACACGGAGCAAGCAGGAAGTGAACGTCTTGAAGGAGAGGCTGCAGCAGTGTGAGCAGAGGTGGAGGgacggagaggaggagaggaagaggagggaagttgaagagaaagagcagagaaagaagagggaagagagagagcagagggggatGTGTAGGAGATGTGGTTGTGCTGGAGAcactgaggagagagaagaggctcTGTCAG GAGCAGAGGAAGGTTGTGTTATCAAACAGGAGATCTTCCAGCCAGGTGGACCCAGCGATCTCCCAGAAAGAGAGGGTCCACAGGAAACGGCCACACCCAGCTCTTCCTGTGTCTCTGAAAGGATGGAAGAGAGGAAAGCCCATGTGGTCCATATCAAAGAGGAGCCCGATGACGGGCGGGACTTGGTTACCCAGATGATCACATCCACAGATTCCCCCATAATGAGCCGGAGTCATCTGCAGAGATTGAGCTCACATCCTGTGGGATGGACCAGTGAGCCTCTTGCTCCAGCACCACAACCATGGACCATGGAGCCTCTTCCTCCAGCACCATTGGCCAGGGAGCCTCCAGCTCTACCTCCAGCACCATGGTACAGGAAGGAGCAGCACCTACTCCCAAGCTCAGTGATACGCACCCAGGGGACAGAGTATACTGTGGGGGCCCTCGAGACCAGCCCCTACAGCCTGAGCATCAACACAACGGCACAGCTGAGGGTCAAACCTTACAGCTGCCCacactgtgggaagagcttcccTCAGCTCCGAAATCTCAAACACCACCAGAAGTACCACCACACAGGGAAGAAGGCCTTCACCTGCTCCCAGTGCGATAAGGGTTTTGTGTACATGTCCCACTTCAGGGTACACATGCAGCGCCACACGGGGGACAGGCCGTTCAGCTGCTCTCAGTGCGGGAAAAGCTTCAGCCTTCAGAGTGGCTTGAAGAAACACAGGGTCATTCACACTGCAGAGATGCCTTACCACTGCACGGGATGTGGGAACAGATTCAATTCTAGAGCGGACCTGAAAAGACATGAACAGATTCATGCAGCAAGGTAG
- the LOC121579859 gene encoding zinc finger protein 316-like has product MSEAILTFQYQLNGVMEMVLKTAVHEITRLVKDSFLEEVTRSKQEVGVFKERLQQCEQRWRDGEEERKRREDEEKEQRKKMEEREQRGMCRRCGCAGDTEEREEALSGEEEGCVIKQEMFQPGGPSAFPKREGPQETAIPSSSCVSERMEERKAHVVHIKEESDDWGDLVTQMITSTDYPIMSLSRLQRLSSHPGGWAREPLAPAPSPWTSEPLPPALWAREPLPPAPLARKPPPLPPAPLAREPPPLPPAPLTRKLRHLLPRSVIPTQGTEHALGAVETSPSGLCINTMAELRVKPYSCSHCGKSFPQLRNLKHHQKYHHTGKKAFTCSQCGMGFVYMSHFRVHMQRHTGERPFSCSQCGKSFNLQSGLMKHRVLHTLERDFTTATTVGTDSILEQT; this is encoded by the exons ATGTCAGAAGCCATCCTCACCTTCCAGTACCAACTCAATGGAGTAATGGAAATGGTCCTCAAAACCGCCGTGCATGAGATCACTCGGCTGGTGAAGGACAGCTTCCTGGAGGAAGTGACACGGAGCAAGCAGGAAGTGGGCGTCTTTAAGGAGAGGCTGCAGCAGTGTGAGCAGAGATGGAGGgacggagaggaagagaggaagaggagggaagatgaagagaaagagcagagaaagaagatggaagagagagagcagagggggatGTGTAGGAGATGTGGTTGTGCTGGAGAcactgaggagagagaagaggctcTGTCAG GAGAAGAGGAAGGTTGTGTTATCAAACAGGAGATGTTCCAGCCAGGTGGACCCAGTGCTTTCCCAAAGAGAGAGGGTCCACAGGAAACGGCCATACCAAGCTCTTCCTGTGTCTCTGAAAGGATGGAAGAGAGGAAGGCCCATGTGGTCCATATCAAAGAGGAGTCCGATGACTGGGGGGACTTGGTTACCCAGATGATCACATCCACAGATTACCCCATAATGAGCTTGAGTCGTCTGCAGAGATTGAGCTCACATCCTGGGGGATGGGCCAGGGAGCCTCTTGCTCCAGCACCATCACCATGGACCAGTGAGCCTCTTCCTCCAGCACTATGGGCCAGGGAGCCTTTACCTCCAGCACCATTGGCCAGAAagcctccacctctacctccagcACCATTGGCCAGGGagcctccccctctacctcccgcACCATTGACCAGGAAGTTGCGGCACCTACTCCCAAGGTCAGTGATACCCACCCAGGGGACAGAGCATGCTTTGGGGGCCGTCGAGACCAGCCCCTCCGGCCTGTGTATCAACACAATGGCAGAGCTGAGGGTCAAACCCTACAGCTGCTCacactgtgggaagagcttcccTCAGCTCCGAAATCTCAAACACCACCAGAAGTACCACCACACAGGGAAGAAGGCCTTCACCTGCTCCCAGTGCGGTATGGGCTTTGTGTACATGTCCCACTTCAGGGTACACATGCAGCGCCACACGGGGGAGAGGCCGTTCAGCTGttctcagtgtgggaagagcttcaaccTTCAGAGTGGCTTGATGAAACACAGGGTCCTTCACACTTTAGAGAGAGACTTTACCACTGCAACGACTGTGGGAACAGATTCTATTCTAGAGCAGACCTGA
- the LOC121579864 gene encoding zinc finger protein 8-like, protein MSEAILTFQYQLNGVMETVLKTALHEITRLVNDNFLEGVTQRKQEVDVLKERLQQCEQRWRDREEERKKREDEEKEQRKKREEREQRGMCRRCGCAGDTEEREEALLGEEEGCVIKQEMFQPGGPSAFPERDGQQETATPSSSCVYERMEERKAHVVHIKEEPDELGDLVTQIITSTDSPIISLSRLQRLSSHPGVWTREPLSPAPAARESPPPAPWTRKEQHLLPRSVIPTQGTEHAVGALETSAYGLRINTTAQLRVKPYSCQHCGKSFPQLRNLKDHQKYHHTGKKAFTCSQCGKGFVYMSHFRVHMQCHTGERPFSCSQCGKSFNLQSGLMKHRVLHTLERDLTTARTVGTYSILEQT, encoded by the exons ATGTCAGAAGCCATCCTCACCTTCCAGTACCAACTCAATGGAGTCATGGAAACGGTCCTCAAAACTGCCCTGCATGAGATCACTCGGCTGGTGAATGACAACTTCCTGGAGGGAGTGACACAGCGCAAGCAGGAAGTGGACGTCTTAAAGGAGAGGCTGCAGCAGTGTGAgcagagatggagggacagagaggaggagaggaagaagagggaagatgaagagaaagagcagagaaagaagagggaagagagagagcagagggggatGTGTAGGAGATGTGGTTGTGCTGGAGAcactgaggagagagaagaggctcTGTTAG GAGAAGAGGAAGGTTGTGTTATCAAACAGGAGATGTTCCAGCCAGGTGGACCCAGTGCTTTCCCAGAGAGAGATGGTCAACAGGAAACGGCCACACCCAGCTCTTCCTGTGTATACGAAAGGATGGAAGAGAGGAAGGCCCATGTGGTTCATATCAAAGAGGAGCCCGATGAATTGGGGGACTTGGTTACCCAGATTATCACATCCACAGATTCCCCCATAATCAGCCTGAGTCGTCTGCAGAGATTGAGCTCACATCCTGGGGTATGGACCAGGGAGCCTCTTTCTCCAGCACCAGCGGCCAGGGAGTCTCCACCTCCAGCCCCATGGACCAGGAAGGAGCAGCACCTACTCCCAAGGTCAGTGATACCCACCCAGGGGACAGAGCATGCTGTGGGGGCCCTCGAGACCAGCGCCTACGGCCTGAGGATCAACACAACGGCACAGCTGAGGGTCAAACCCTACAGCTGCCAacactgtgggaagagcttcccTCAGCTCCGAAACCTGAAAGACCACCAGAAGTACCACCACACAGGGAAGAAAGCCTTCACCTGCTCCCAGTGTGGTAAGGGTTTTGTGTACATGTCCCACTTCAGGGTACACATGCAGTGCCACACAGGGGAGAGGCCGTTCAGctgctctcagtgtgggaagagcttcaaccTTCAGAGTGGCTTGATGAAACACAGGGTCCTTCACACTTTAGAGAGAGACCTTACCACTGCACGTACTGTGGGAACATATTCAATTCTAGAGCAGACCTGA
- the LOC121579860 gene encoding zinc finger protein 629, whose product MSEAILTFQYQLNGVMETVLKTAVHEITRLVKDSFLEEVTRSKQEVDVLKERLQQCEQRWRDGEEERKRREVEEKEQRKKREEREQRGMCRRCGCAGDTEEREEALSGAEEGFVIKQEMFQPDGPSAREGPQETATPSSSCVSERMVERDAHVVHIKEEPNDWGDLVNQMVTSTDSPIMSLSRLQRLSSNPGAWTSEPQPPPPLPAPWASEPHPPATWAREPLPPAPLVREPPPLPPTPWTRKEQHLLPRSVIPTQGTEHAMRALETSPNGLSLNTTAQLRVKPYSCPHCGKSFPQLRNLKDHQKYHHTGKKAFTCSQCGKGFVYMCHLRVHMQCHTGERPFSCSQCGKSFSLQSGLKRHRVIHTAERPYHCTDCGNRFYSRSDLKRHEHIQCKVDL is encoded by the exons ATGTCAGAAGCCATCCTCACCTTCCAGTACCAACTCAATGGAGTCATGGAAACGGTCCTCAAAACCGCCGTGCATGAGATCACTCGGCTGGTGAAGGACAGCTTCCTGGAGGAAGTGACACGGAGCAAGCAGGAAGTGGACGTCTTGAAGGAGAGGCTGCAGCAGTGTGAGCAGAGATGGAGGgacggagaggaagagaggaagaggagggaagttgaagagaaagagcagagaaagaagagggaagagagagagcagagggggatGTGTAGGAGATGTGGTTGTGCTGGAGAcactgaggagagagaagaggctcTGTCAG GAGCAGAGGAAGGTTTTGTTATCAAACAGGAGATGTTCCAGCCAGATGGACCCAGCGCGAGAGAGGGTCCACAGGAAACGGCCACACCCAGCTCTTCCTGTGTCTCTGAGAGGATGGTAGAGAGGGATGCCCATGTGGTCCATATCAAAGAGGAGCCCAATGACTGGGGGGACTTGGTAAACCAGATGGTCACATCCACAGATTCCCCCATAATGAGCCTGAGTCGTCTGCAGAGATTGAGCTCAAATCCTGGGGCATGGACCAGTGAGCCTCAGCCTCCACCTCCACTCCCAGCACCATGGGCCAGTGAGCCTCATCCTCCAGCAACATGGGCCAGAGAACCTCTACCTCCAGCACCATTGGTCAGGGagcctccacctctacctccaacACCATGGACCAGGAAGGAGCAACACTTACTCCCAAGGTCAGTGATACCCACTCAGGGGACAGAGCATGCTATGAGGGCCCTCGAGACAAGCCCCAACGGCCTGAGCCTCAACACAACGGCACAGCTGAGGGTCAAACCCTACAGCTGCCCacactgtgggaagagcttcccTCAGCTCCGAAACCTGAAAGACCACCAGAAATACCACCACACAGGGAAGAAGGCCTTCACCTGCTCCCAGTGCGGGAAGGGCTTTGTGTACATGTGCCACCTCAGGGTACACATGCAGTGCCACACAGGGGAGAGGCCGTTCAGctgctctcagtgtgggaagagcttcagccTTCAGAGCGGCTTGAAGAGACACAGGGTCATTCACACTGCAGAGAGGCCTTACCACTGCACGGACTGTGGGAACAGATTCTATTCTAGATCGGACCTGAAAAGACATGAACACATCCAGTGCAAGGTAGACCTTTGA